A single region of the Euryarchaeota archaeon genome encodes:
- a CDS encoding transcriptional regulator, which yields MGAPALDPVIHQATRLRIIVVLYRNRQISFTELRDGLSLTDGNLASHAEKLIEAGYVEVRRTILRTGFEARYYITEKGADAFSTYLAALQSLLYREGRPKPSPSEKAPNPASWEESIS from the coding sequence TTGGGGGCACCCGCTCTCGACCCGGTCATCCATCAGGCTACGCGGCTGAGGATAATAGTGGTCTTGTACAGGAACCGGCAGATTTCGTTCACGGAGCTACGAGACGGCCTCTCCCTTACCGACGGAAACCTCGCAAGTCACGCGGAGAAATTGATCGAAGCGGGTTACGTGGAGGTGCGGAGAACGATTTTACGCACTGGCTTCGAGGCCAGGTACTACATCACGGAGAAAGGCGCCGACGCGTTCTCGACGTACCTGGCCGCCCTCCAATCGCTCCTCTATCGCGAGGGCAGACCCAAGCCTTCGCCGAGCGAGAAGGCACCTAATCCGGCGTCGTGGGAAGAGTCCATCAGTTGA
- a CDS encoding SAM-dependent DNA methyltransferase produces MADVHRETAATLGFEAKLWQAADALRNNMDAAEYKHVVLGLIFLKYISDAFESKHAELEAHKMEGADPEDPDEYRAVSIFWVPKEARWSHLKSKAPQPEIGKLVDDAMAAIERDNPTLKSVLPKDYARPGLDKQRLGQLINLVSDIGLGNPTDRAKDTLGRVYEYFLAQFASSEGKKGGQFYTPSRVVRVLVEILAPYKGRVYDPCCGSGGMFVSSEKFIEAHSGKLGDISIYGQESNYTTWRLSKMNLAIRGIDAQIAHGDSFHNDHHPDLKADYVLANPPFNDSDWRGELLKEDKRWVYGVPPPGNANFAWVEHFVHHLAPTGMAGFVLANGSMSSNQSGEGEIRKAMIEADLVDCMVALPGQLFYSTQIPVCLWFLTKTKKNGRFRDRRGETLFIDARKMGSMVDRVHRELTDEDIAKIAGTYHAWRGDTGAGDYVDVPGFSMAAKLDDIRKHGHVLTPGRYVGPEAVEDDGEPFEEKMKRLTATRREQQAEAAKLDAAIAANMKELGYGG; encoded by the coding sequence TTGGCCGACGTCCACCGTGAGACCGCCGCAACGTTAGGCTTTGAGGCTAAGCTCTGGCAAGCCGCTGACGCGCTCCGAAACAACATGGATGCAGCCGAGTACAAGCACGTCGTCCTCGGCCTCATCTTCCTCAAATACATCTCCGACGCGTTCGAATCCAAGCACGCCGAGCTCGAAGCCCACAAAATGGAGGGCGCCGATCCTGAGGATCCGGACGAGTACCGCGCCGTGAGCATCTTCTGGGTGCCCAAGGAAGCCCGGTGGTCGCATCTGAAGTCCAAGGCGCCACAACCCGAGATCGGGAAGCTTGTCGACGACGCCATGGCGGCGATTGAGCGCGACAATCCGACACTCAAGAGCGTGCTTCCAAAGGATTACGCTCGTCCCGGCCTCGACAAGCAACGCCTCGGACAGCTCATCAACCTCGTAAGCGACATCGGCCTCGGCAACCCGACCGACCGCGCCAAAGACACGCTGGGCCGCGTGTACGAATATTTCCTGGCGCAGTTTGCGAGTTCCGAGGGGAAGAAGGGCGGTCAGTTCTACACGCCTTCTCGCGTTGTGCGCGTGCTCGTCGAGATACTCGCGCCCTACAAGGGCCGCGTTTACGATCCCTGTTGTGGCTCGGGTGGCATGTTCGTTTCAAGCGAGAAATTCATCGAGGCTCACAGCGGCAAACTGGGCGACATTTCAATCTACGGTCAAGAGTCCAACTATACGACATGGCGCCTCTCGAAGATGAACCTCGCCATCCGCGGAATCGACGCGCAGATAGCCCACGGGGATTCATTCCACAACGACCACCACCCTGACCTCAAGGCGGACTACGTGCTGGCCAACCCGCCCTTTAACGACAGCGACTGGCGCGGGGAGCTGCTCAAGGAAGATAAGCGATGGGTCTACGGCGTGCCGCCGCCGGGCAACGCCAATTTTGCTTGGGTAGAACACTTCGTCCACCACCTCGCACCCACCGGCATGGCCGGCTTCGTTCTCGCCAACGGCTCCATGTCCTCGAACCAATCGGGCGAAGGCGAAATCCGGAAGGCCATGATCGAGGCCGACCTCGTCGATTGCATGGTGGCCCTTCCCGGCCAACTATTCTATTCGACGCAGATCCCCGTCTGCCTGTGGTTCCTTACCAAGACCAAGAAAAACGGGCGTTTCCGCGACCGGCGCGGCGAGACGCTCTTCATCGACGCGCGAAAGATGGGCTCGATGGTGGACCGCGTGCACCGCGAGCTGACCGACGAGGACATCGCGAAGATCGCCGGAACCTACCACGCATGGCGCGGTGACACGGGTGCGGGCGATTACGTTGACGTGCCCGGCTTCTCTATGGCCGCGAAGCTCGACGACATCCGCAAGCACGGCCACGTGCTCACGCCGGGCCGCTACGTCGGCCCCGAGGCGGTGGAGGACGACGGTGAGCCGTTCGAGGAGAAGATGAAGCGGCTCACCGCAACGCGGCGCGAGCAGCAGGCCGAGGCCGCGAAGCTCGATGCTGCGATCGCCGCCAACATGAAGGAGCTCGGGTATGGCGGGTGA
- a CDS encoding restriction endonuclease subunit S produces MAGEWIDTTLGEVLTFQRGFDLPETQRKPGAYPVIASTGPVGTHQEAMVKGPGVVIGRSGSLGGGQYIEGDFWPLNTTLWVKDFKGNDRRFCYYLIKSLDLAQFNAGSGVPTLNRNHIHPLPLSVPTHVPEQRAIAHILGTLDDKIELNRRMNETLEEMARALFKSWFVDFDPVRAKMDGRDTGLPNELAALFSDGFENSEIGEVPKGWAERTITDLAEIVGGSTPSTTEPAYWNGGTYHWVTPKDLSRLSVPVLLTTERTISELGLAQIGSGLLEKGTILLSSRAPIGYLAVTEVPTAINQGFIAMKHREGVSNLFLLFWASTAAKEIVSRANGSTFLEISKANFRPIPVVAPPAILMKAFDFHVRPLYERIVLCEREARGLENVRDTLLPKLISGQVRVRAQRGADGD; encoded by the coding sequence ATGGCGGGTGAGTGGATAGATACAACATTGGGCGAGGTACTAACTTTTCAGCGTGGTTTCGATCTCCCCGAGACACAGCGCAAACCCGGTGCCTATCCGGTGATTGCCTCGACAGGTCCGGTCGGGACGCATCAGGAAGCGATGGTCAAAGGGCCTGGCGTAGTGATTGGTCGGTCAGGCAGTCTGGGAGGCGGCCAATACATCGAGGGCGATTTTTGGCCGCTGAACACGACTCTGTGGGTCAAGGACTTCAAGGGAAACGATCGCCGTTTCTGCTACTACCTGATCAAGTCGTTAGATCTTGCACAGTTCAACGCTGGCAGCGGAGTGCCAACGCTGAATCGCAATCATATTCACCCGCTTCCACTTTCGGTCCCAACTCACGTCCCCGAGCAACGAGCCATCGCCCACATCCTCGGCACGCTGGACGACAAGATCGAGCTGAACCGGCGGATGAACGAGACGCTGGAGGAAATGGCGCGGGCGCTGTTCAAATCGTGGTTCGTGGACTTCGACCCCGTGAGGGCGAAGATGGACGGACGCGATACTGGGCTCCCGAATGAGCTTGCAGCCCTGTTTTCAGATGGTTTTGAAAACTCGGAGATTGGCGAGGTTCCCAAGGGGTGGGCCGAAAGGACTATCACCGATCTTGCGGAGATCGTCGGTGGCAGTACCCCGAGTACCACGGAGCCTGCATATTGGAACGGTGGCACGTATCACTGGGTAACGCCCAAGGATCTCTCTCGACTCTCAGTGCCAGTCCTGCTCACTACTGAACGCACGATAAGCGAACTGGGTCTTGCCCAAATAGGATCCGGTCTGCTGGAGAAGGGGACCATTCTGCTGTCGTCGAGAGCGCCAATTGGCTATCTTGCTGTAACAGAAGTGCCAACGGCTATCAACCAGGGCTTTATCGCGATGAAGCATAGGGAAGGCGTATCCAACCTCTTCCTGCTCTTCTGGGCTAGCACCGCAGCCAAAGAGATTGTGAGTCGTGCGAATGGATCGACTTTCCTGGAAATCAGCAAGGCCAACTTCCGGCCCATACCCGTAGTCGCGCCTCCAGCGATCCTGATGAAGGCATTTGATTTTCATGTGCGTCCCTTGTACGAGCGCATCGTGCTTTGCGAACGGGAGGCGCGCGGCCTTGAGAACGTTCGGGACACTTTGTTGCCCAAGCTTATTTCCGGCCAAGTCCGAGTTCGCGCTCAGCGAGGGGCGGACGGAGATTGA
- a CDS encoding type I restriction endonuclease subunit R yields the protein MRSHQRFTESIVEDAGLSWLEAQGYSVMHGPAIAVGEPAAERFDPAYRDVVLQDRLRKTLALLNPTLPAEALEDAFRKLARVDAPSLLERNRAVHRMLVDGVAVEFRRSDGSIAGAQARVLDFDSPDKNDWLAVNQFTVAEGQHIRRPDVVLFVNGLPLAVVELKNAADENATIWTAFQQFQTYQAQIPSLFAYNAVLLVSDGVQARIGSLGAGREWFKPWRTIGGDGDAPAGMSELQVVLEGVFDKRRFLDLIRHFIVFEDEGAGKLTKKMAGYHQFHAMNVAVEETLRAARPPASQSSAIRPGPSVDGRRSGGEPGDRRVGVVWHTQGAGKSLSMAFYAGRVILHPAMENPTIVVLTDRNDLDDQLYGTFSRCRDLLRQAPAQAANRTDLREKLRVAGGGVVFTTIQKFFPEEKGDRHPVLSDRRNIVVIADEAHRSQYDFIDGFARHMRDALPKASFIGFTGTPIEKTDANTRAVFGDYISVYDIQRAVIDRATVPIFYQSRLAKLDLKPTERPLIDSRFEEVTEGEEVERKERLKTRWAQQEAIVGSDKRVKLIASDLVSHFGERLAAMDGKAMIVCMSRRICVKLYDEIVALRPDWRGDGDTEGVIKVVMTGSATDHLEWQPHIRNKPRREALAKRFRDPNDPFQIVIVRDMWLTGFDAPSLHTMYLDKPMRGHGLMQAIARVNRVFKDKPGGLVVDYLGLADELKKALATYTESGGTGKTALDQEEAVAVMLEKYDICRGIFHGFDWGDWISGTPQDRLGLLPAAQEHVLAQKDGRERLMRFVTELSQAFALSVPHEEAIRIRDDVAFFQAVRAVLAKGVPGERRTDEELDHAIRQIVSEAIVSDRVVDLFAAAGLKKPDISILSEDFLAEIRGMPQRNLAVELLRKLLAGEIKTRSKRNVVQARSFAELLEKSIRTYQNRAIEAAQVIEELIQLAKDLREADSRGEELGLSNEEVAFYDALETNDSAVKVLGEPTLKLIARELVEAVRTNVTIDWTVRENVRAKLRVIVKRILRKYGYPPDLQEKATATVLEQAEVLTAEWVPL from the coding sequence ATGCGTTCTCACCAAAGATTCACCGAATCCATCGTCGAAGACGCCGGCCTCTCCTGGCTTGAGGCTCAAGGTTATTCAGTCATGCATGGACCTGCCATCGCCGTCGGCGAACCCGCCGCCGAGCGATTCGATCCGGCCTATCGCGACGTCGTTCTTCAAGACCGTCTGAGGAAGACCCTCGCCCTCCTTAACCCCACGTTACCCGCGGAGGCGCTTGAAGACGCGTTCCGCAAGTTGGCGCGTGTCGATGCCCCGTCACTTTTGGAGCGCAACCGCGCTGTCCATCGGATGCTCGTCGATGGGGTCGCGGTCGAGTTTCGCCGTTCCGATGGTTCGATCGCCGGCGCCCAGGCCCGCGTGCTCGATTTCGATTCACCGGATAAGAACGACTGGCTCGCCGTCAACCAATTTACGGTCGCGGAGGGGCAGCACATTCGCCGGCCAGACGTGGTACTCTTCGTGAATGGACTCCCGCTCGCCGTGGTTGAGCTAAAGAACGCGGCCGACGAAAATGCCACGATTTGGACTGCCTTCCAGCAATTCCAGACTTATCAGGCCCAGATTCCGTCCCTTTTCGCATACAACGCAGTGCTCCTTGTTTCCGACGGCGTGCAGGCGCGCATTGGATCGCTTGGCGCAGGCCGCGAGTGGTTCAAGCCATGGCGGACCATCGGCGGCGACGGGGACGCGCCGGCCGGCATGTCCGAATTGCAGGTTGTTCTCGAAGGCGTGTTCGACAAACGGCGATTCCTCGACCTTATTCGGCACTTCATCGTCTTCGAAGATGAAGGGGCCGGAAAGCTCACCAAGAAAATGGCCGGCTACCACCAGTTCCACGCAATGAACGTCGCCGTGGAGGAAACGTTGCGTGCGGCGCGGCCACCTGCCAGCCAGTCCAGCGCCATTAGGCCCGGTCCGTCAGTAGACGGTCGCCGAAGCGGGGGTGAGCCCGGTGACCGGCGCGTGGGTGTCGTCTGGCACACGCAAGGCGCCGGAAAGAGCCTCAGCATGGCGTTTTACGCGGGCCGCGTCATCTTGCATCCGGCCATGGAGAATCCCACGATTGTCGTGCTCACGGACCGCAACGATCTGGACGACCAGTTGTACGGCACGTTTTCGCGCTGCCGCGATCTCCTTCGGCAAGCGCCCGCGCAAGCTGCGAATCGAACCGACCTTCGCGAGAAGTTGCGCGTCGCCGGCGGCGGTGTGGTTTTCACGACAATCCAAAAATTCTTCCCAGAAGAGAAGGGGGACCGCCACCCGGTTCTTTCGGACCGGCGCAACATAGTCGTGATTGCCGACGAGGCGCACAGGAGCCAATACGATTTCATCGACGGTTTCGCCCGCCACATGCGTGACGCCCTGCCAAAAGCATCCTTCATCGGGTTCACGGGAACGCCGATTGAGAAAACCGACGCCAACACTCGGGCTGTGTTTGGCGACTACATCAGCGTGTATGACATCCAGCGGGCGGTCATTGACCGCGCTACCGTCCCAATTTTCTATCAGAGTCGCCTCGCAAAGTTGGACTTGAAACCTACGGAACGACCCCTCATTGATTCACGCTTCGAGGAAGTCACAGAAGGCGAGGAGGTGGAACGAAAAGAGCGCCTTAAGACCCGGTGGGCGCAGCAAGAGGCGATCGTCGGTTCGGACAAGAGGGTGAAACTCATCGCAAGCGACCTCGTTTCACACTTTGGAGAACGCCTCGCCGCCATGGATGGGAAGGCCATGATTGTTTGCATGAGCCGCCGGATCTGTGTGAAACTCTATGACGAGATTGTGGCGCTGCGTCCCGATTGGCGTGGCGACGGTGACACTGAGGGCGTGATTAAGGTAGTCATGACTGGCTCCGCGACGGACCACCTCGAATGGCAGCCTCACATCCGGAACAAGCCGCGACGAGAGGCACTTGCCAAGCGGTTCCGGGACCCGAACGATCCTTTCCAAATTGTAATCGTACGCGACATGTGGCTCACTGGGTTCGACGCGCCCAGCCTTCACACCATGTATCTGGACAAACCGATGCGTGGACACGGCCTCATGCAAGCCATCGCGCGTGTCAACCGCGTCTTCAAGGACAAACCCGGCGGCCTCGTAGTGGATTACTTGGGCCTCGCCGATGAACTCAAGAAAGCGCTCGCGACCTACACTGAGAGCGGAGGAACGGGAAAGACGGCACTCGACCAGGAGGAGGCGGTCGCCGTCATGCTCGAGAAGTACGATATCTGCCGCGGGATCTTCCATGGATTCGATTGGGGGGATTGGATTTCTGGTACACCGCAAGACCGCTTGGGTCTGCTTCCAGCAGCCCAGGAGCACGTCCTCGCCCAGAAGGATGGCAGAGAACGCCTCATGCGATTCGTGACAGAACTCTCGCAGGCGTTCGCCCTTTCCGTGCCGCACGAGGAGGCAATTCGAATCCGTGACGACGTCGCATTCTTCCAAGCGGTGCGCGCAGTGCTCGCCAAGGGCGTGCCCGGGGAGCGGCGGACGGATGAGGAACTGGACCACGCGATCCGCCAGATTGTCTCCGAGGCGATAGTCTCCGACAGGGTGGTGGACCTGTTTGCGGCCGCTGGGCTCAAGAAGCCGGACATTTCGATTCTCTCTGAAGACTTTCTCGCCGAAATCCGGGGAATGCCTCAACGTAACTTGGCCGTAGAGCTCCTCCGAAAGCTCTTGGCGGGGGAGATCAAGACGCGGTCGAAACGGAACGTGGTCCAAGCCCGCTCCTTTGCGGAGCTATTGGAGAAATCCATCCGCACGTACCAGAACCGGGCGATTGAGGCGGCTCAGGTCATCGAAGAGTTGATCCAACTCGCCAAGGACCTGCGGGAAGCGGATTCGAGGGGCGAAGAACTAGGGCTTTCGAACGAGGAGGTCGCATTCTACGACGCGTTGG